Proteins encoded by one window of Kribbella italica:
- a CDS encoding substrate-binding domain-containing protein produces the protein MKIHKLSLAVAAVTALVLAGCGTTSERTSDEPQAQSSKECKGADGKYVIGMSQANVAEPYRQRMDDDIKAAAAEVPQFEVKFADAAQDNAKQVADVDNYITQQIDLLIISPNEAKPLTAVVKKAFDKGIPVLVLDRKVEGDAYTGFIGGDNVQIGTEAGKYVAEKVLPNGGSVVELKGLAGATPQAERNQGFAAGIKANPKIKIIATASGDWLREKGQAQMDALLKANPKIDVVYAHNDPMAEGAYLAAKAVGREKEMKFIGIDALPIPSGGIKAVEQGRLTATFTYPTNGKEAIAAAKKILVDCGTVEKSQVLPTRLIDKANAAQIYALENPNG, from the coding sequence ATGAAGATCCACAAGTTGTCCCTGGCCGTCGCGGCCGTCACTGCCCTGGTCCTGGCCGGCTGCGGTACGACCAGCGAGCGGACCTCCGACGAGCCGCAGGCGCAGAGCTCCAAGGAGTGCAAGGGGGCCGACGGCAAGTACGTGATCGGGATGAGCCAGGCCAACGTCGCCGAGCCGTACCGGCAGCGGATGGACGACGACATCAAGGCGGCCGCCGCCGAGGTGCCGCAGTTCGAGGTGAAGTTCGCCGACGCCGCGCAGGACAACGCCAAGCAGGTCGCGGACGTCGACAACTACATCACCCAGCAGATCGACCTGCTGATCATCAGCCCGAACGAGGCCAAGCCGCTGACCGCGGTGGTGAAGAAGGCCTTCGACAAGGGCATCCCGGTGCTGGTGCTGGACCGCAAGGTCGAGGGCGACGCGTACACCGGCTTCATCGGCGGCGACAACGTGCAGATCGGTACCGAGGCCGGCAAGTACGTCGCGGAGAAGGTGCTGCCGAACGGCGGGTCGGTGGTCGAGCTCAAGGGCCTGGCCGGCGCGACGCCGCAGGCCGAGCGCAACCAGGGCTTCGCGGCCGGGATCAAGGCGAACCCGAAGATCAAGATCATCGCGACCGCGAGCGGCGACTGGCTGCGGGAGAAGGGCCAGGCGCAGATGGACGCGCTGCTCAAGGCGAACCCGAAGATCGACGTGGTCTACGCGCACAACGACCCGATGGCCGAGGGCGCGTACCTGGCGGCGAAGGCGGTCGGCCGGGAGAAGGAGATGAAGTTCATCGGCATCGACGCGCTGCCGATCCCGTCCGGCGGGATCAAGGCCGTCGAGCAGGGCCGGCTGACGGCGACCTTCACCTACCCGACCAACGGCAAGGAAGCGATCGCCGCGGCGAAGAAGATCCTGGTGGACTGCGGAACGGTCGAGAAGTCGCAGGTGCTGCCGACGCGGCTGATCGACAAGGCCAACGCGGCACAGATCTACGCCTTGGAGAACCCGAACGGCTGA
- a CDS encoding LacI family DNA-binding transcriptional regulator yields MATISDVAALAGVSTATVSRALNGKATVDPDLAARVRTAADELGYQPNGPARNLRRQEAAVVALIISDVENPFFTAIARGVEDVAHEVGYSVVLCNSDESASKENRYIDIAIQERVAGVILSPTGTTSSVDKLAARGTAFVAVDRPLPQQDSDVVLVDTRLAARQATEHLIAQGYQRIGCITGPSGVRTADDRLAGYRDALKAAKRRGSTKLVRRTEYKAAGAHKAARDVLSQEDPPDALLVANSAMAVGVLQALQEKGIRPGKDVGMVAFDDAPWAALVDPPLSVVAQPAYEIGTVAARLLLARITDGTRPPTTTTLGARLIERGSSHRG; encoded by the coding sequence ATGGCCACGATCAGCGATGTCGCGGCGCTCGCGGGCGTTTCGACGGCGACCGTGTCGCGGGCCCTGAACGGCAAGGCGACGGTCGATCCGGACCTGGCCGCCCGGGTGCGCACGGCCGCGGACGAGCTCGGCTACCAGCCCAACGGCCCGGCACGCAACCTGCGCCGGCAGGAGGCCGCGGTGGTCGCGCTGATCATCTCCGACGTGGAGAACCCGTTCTTCACCGCGATCGCCCGCGGAGTCGAGGACGTCGCGCACGAGGTCGGCTACTCCGTTGTCCTGTGCAACTCCGACGAGAGCGCGAGCAAGGAGAACCGTTACATCGACATCGCGATCCAGGAAAGGGTTGCCGGGGTCATCTTGTCCCCCACCGGCACGACGTCCTCGGTGGACAAGCTCGCGGCCCGCGGGACGGCGTTCGTCGCGGTCGACCGGCCGTTGCCGCAGCAGGACAGCGACGTCGTCCTGGTCGACACGCGCCTGGCGGCGCGGCAGGCGACCGAGCACTTGATAGCCCAGGGCTATCAACGCATCGGCTGCATCACCGGCCCATCAGGAGTCCGTACGGCGGACGACCGGCTCGCCGGCTACCGCGACGCGCTCAAGGCCGCCAAGCGCCGCGGCTCCACCAAGCTCGTACGCCGTACCGAGTACAAGGCCGCCGGTGCGCACAAGGCGGCCCGGGACGTGCTCAGCCAGGAGGACCCGCCGGACGCGTTGCTGGTGGCCAACTCCGCGATGGCAGTCGGCGTACTCCAGGCCTTGCAAGAAAAGGGCATTCGGCCCGGCAAGGACGTCGGCATGGTCGCCTTCGACGACGCCCCCTGGGCCGCGCTGGTCGATCCCCCACTGTCGGTCGTCGCGCAACCGGCGTACGAGATCGGCACCGTCGCCGCCCGGTTGCTGCTGGCAAGGATCACCGACGGCACCCGTCCGCCGACCACGACCACGCTCGGCGCCCGCCTGATCGAACGCGGCAGCTCCCACCGCGGCTGA
- a CDS encoding NAD-dependent malic enzyme: MTALPSVSYSITVRLEVPSGGSTVSKLTTAVEQAGGLVTALDVTASGHERLRIDVTCAAADTAHAGRLVEAMRAVPGVEIGRVSDRTFLMHLGGKISMEAKHPIRNRDDLSMIYTPGVARVCLAIAENPEDARRLTIKRNSVAVVTDGSAVLGLGNIGPKAALPVMEGKAALFKRFAGIDAWPLCLDTQDPDEIVKIVKAIAPGFAGINLEDISAPRCFEIEARLREELDIPVFHDDQHGTAIVVVAALYNALRVVGKDISEVRVVLSGAGAAGTAILKLLIEAGVKDTVVADIAGVIHLDREGLSPELRWIAENTNAAKYSGDLKGAVAGADVFIGVSAPNILNGDDIATMNDDSIVFALANPDPEVDPAAAGEHAAVVATGRSDFPNQINNVLVFPGVFRGLLDAQSSKVSIEMELAAAKALAGVVTDDELNASYIVPSVFHPEVHTMVAHAVRDAAGGKAPAAEVFPDDAPSLSL, translated from the coding sequence GTGACTGCCTTGCCGAGCGTTTCCTACTCCATCACCGTCCGGCTCGAGGTGCCTTCGGGCGGCTCGACGGTGAGCAAACTGACGACCGCGGTCGAGCAGGCCGGCGGCCTGGTGACCGCGCTCGACGTGACCGCCTCCGGCCACGAGCGGCTGCGGATCGACGTGACCTGCGCCGCCGCCGACACCGCGCACGCCGGCCGGCTGGTCGAGGCGATGCGCGCGGTACCGGGTGTCGAGATCGGCCGGGTCTCCGACCGGACCTTCCTGATGCACCTCGGGGGCAAGATCTCGATGGAGGCCAAGCACCCGATCCGCAACCGTGACGATCTCTCGATGATCTACACCCCGGGCGTGGCCCGCGTCTGCCTGGCGATCGCGGAGAACCCCGAGGACGCGCGCCGGCTGACCATCAAGCGCAACAGCGTCGCCGTCGTCACCGACGGGTCCGCCGTACTGGGCCTGGGCAACATCGGCCCGAAGGCCGCGCTGCCGGTGATGGAGGGCAAGGCCGCGCTGTTCAAGCGGTTCGCCGGGATCGACGCCTGGCCGCTGTGCCTGGACACCCAGGACCCCGACGAGATCGTCAAGATCGTCAAGGCGATCGCGCCGGGCTTCGCCGGCATCAACCTGGAGGACATCTCCGCGCCGCGCTGCTTCGAGATCGAGGCCCGGCTGCGCGAGGAGCTGGACATCCCGGTCTTCCACGACGACCAGCACGGGACGGCGATCGTCGTGGTCGCCGCGCTCTACAACGCGCTGCGCGTGGTCGGCAAGGACATCAGCGAGGTCCGCGTCGTCCTGTCCGGAGCAGGGGCCGCCGGTACGGCGATCCTGAAGCTGCTGATCGAGGCCGGCGTGAAGGACACGGTCGTCGCCGACATCGCCGGCGTCATCCACCTGGACCGCGAAGGCCTGTCGCCGGAGCTGCGCTGGATCGCGGAGAACACCAACGCCGCGAAGTACAGCGGTGACCTGAAGGGCGCGGTGGCCGGGGCCGACGTGTTCATCGGGGTGTCCGCACCGAACATCCTGAACGGCGACGACATCGCCACGATGAACGACGACTCGATCGTGTTCGCGCTGGCCAACCCCGACCCCGAGGTCGACCCGGCGGCCGCCGGCGAGCACGCCGCGGTCGTCGCCACCGGACGCAGCGACTTCCCGAACCAGATCAACAACGTGCTGGTCTTCCCCGGCGTCTTCCGCGGTCTGCTCGACGCGCAGTCGTCGAAGGTGTCGATCGAGATGGAACTGGCCGCCGCGAAGGCGCTGGCCGGTGTCGTCACCGACGACGAGCTGAACGCCAGCTACATCGTGCCCAGCGTCTTCCACCCGGAGGTGCACACGATGGTCGCGCACGCCGTACGGGACGCGGCCGGTGGCAAGGCGCCGGCGGCCGAGGTGTTCCCGGACGACGCGCCGTCGCTGTCGCTGTAG
- a CDS encoding VanZ family protein has product MRAVWAWRAGFVLACLVQLYGLYSPQQAGPDTGIPYADKVAHFLIFAAVAYLGRRVGVPARWLLGALVLQAIGSEFVQHYLLPDRSGDPFDALADLLGTATGAWLGFRAVQKSRGTP; this is encoded by the coding sequence GTGCGGGCCGTATGGGCCTGGCGGGCCGGCTTCGTGCTGGCCTGCCTGGTCCAGCTGTACGGGCTGTACTCGCCGCAGCAGGCCGGACCGGACACGGGCATCCCGTACGCCGACAAGGTGGCGCACTTCCTGATCTTCGCGGCGGTCGCATACTTGGGCCGGCGGGTGGGTGTCCCGGCGCGATGGTTGCTGGGGGCGCTGGTTCTGCAGGCGATCGGCAGCGAGTTCGTCCAGCACTACCTGCTGCCGGACCGCAGCGGCGATCCTTTCGACGCGCTCGCGGACCTGCTCGGTACGGCGACCGGAGCGTGGCTCGGGTTTCGCGCAGTACAAAAGTCCCGTGGCACGCCATGA
- a CDS encoding YqgE/AlgH family protein, with the protein MTASTLTGSLLVATPLLDEPPFRRSVILLLDHDEDGALGVVVNRAADLEVDQVLPDWSETVNEPGVLFMGGPVGTDSALAVAEVIESADPPGWRECFGRIGLIDLDVPPALLEGAIQRMRIFAGYAGWSGGQLEGEITEGAWYVVPSEPDDVFSLRPEGLWRRVLRRQKDQMAYLATYPDDPSQN; encoded by the coding sequence ATGACCGCCTCGACCCTGACCGGATCGTTGCTCGTGGCGACCCCGTTGCTCGACGAGCCACCCTTTCGGCGTTCGGTCATCCTGCTGCTGGACCACGACGAGGACGGTGCTCTCGGCGTGGTGGTCAACCGGGCCGCCGACCTCGAGGTCGACCAGGTGCTGCCGGACTGGTCGGAGACGGTGAACGAGCCGGGCGTGCTGTTCATGGGCGGCCCGGTCGGCACCGACAGCGCGCTCGCGGTCGCCGAGGTGATCGAGTCCGCCGACCCGCCCGGCTGGCGCGAGTGCTTCGGCCGGATCGGGCTGATCGACCTCGACGTCCCGCCCGCGCTGCTCGAGGGCGCGATCCAGCGGATGCGGATCTTCGCCGGGTACGCCGGCTGGTCCGGTGGGCAGCTCGAGGGCGAGATCACCGAGGGCGCCTGGTACGTCGTACCGTCCGAGCCCGACGACGTCTTCAGCCTGCGGCCCGAGGGGCTGTGGCGGCGCGTCCTGCGCCGCCAGAAGGACCAGATGGCCTACCTGGCGACGTACCCGGACGACCCGAGCCAGAACTGA
- a CDS encoding DUF3039 domain-containing protein gives MSTQLSPGAETVVDERTQPSLDNGDHERFSHYVPKDKLTEAMVMGTPVVALCGKVWVPSRDPQKFPVCPECKEIWDSLNPGDDDGDDKE, from the coding sequence ATGAGTACTCAGTTGAGCCCGGGTGCGGAGACGGTTGTCGACGAGCGCACGCAGCCGTCGCTGGACAACGGTGACCACGAGCGGTTCTCGCACTACGTGCCCAAGGACAAGCTGACCGAGGCGATGGTGATGGGCACGCCCGTCGTCGCGCTCTGCGGCAAGGTCTGGGTGCCGAGCCGGGACCCGCAGAAGTTCCCGGTCTGCCCGGAGTGCAAGGAGATCTGGGACTCGCTCAACCCCGGGGACGACGACGGGGACGACAAGGAGTAA
- a CDS encoding Uma2 family endonuclease: MTLVEPIETHPDPEFTLPWAPFRPITRADLYRVPNDGHRYELIDGVLVMTPAPSLRHQLAAGRLFSRLTLNCPDDLYVLSAPFDVALSEDTLVQPDILVAPRADFTERDLPKAPLLAVEVLSPSTRRIDLMLKFSRYEAAGCPSYWVVDPDTPTLIVWEMQDGAYAQVAKVTGDEIARLTSPYDVEVVPADLIV; encoded by the coding sequence ATGACACTCGTGGAACCCATCGAGACCCATCCCGACCCCGAATTCACCCTGCCCTGGGCACCGTTCCGTCCGATCACCAGAGCCGATCTGTACCGGGTGCCGAATGACGGCCATCGGTACGAGCTCATCGACGGGGTCCTGGTCATGACGCCGGCACCGTCGCTGCGACACCAGTTGGCGGCCGGGCGACTGTTCAGCCGCCTCACGCTGAACTGTCCTGACGACCTGTACGTTCTGTCGGCGCCGTTCGACGTCGCGCTCTCCGAGGACACCCTCGTACAGCCCGACATCCTCGTCGCGCCACGGGCTGACTTCACCGAACGGGACCTGCCGAAGGCGCCCTTGCTGGCGGTCGAAGTTCTCTCACCGAGCACCCGGCGGATCGACCTCATGCTGAAGTTCTCCCGGTACGAAGCCGCCGGGTGCCCGTCCTACTGGGTGGTCGATCCCGACACGCCGACCCTGATCGTCTGGGAGATGCAGGACGGGGCATATGCGCAGGTCGCGAAGGTCACCGGTGACGAGATCGCGCGGCTGACCAGCCCGTACGACGTCGAGGTGGTGCCCGCCGATCTGATTGTCTGA
- a CDS encoding DEAD/DEAH box helicase gives MPSVDSHVPAPPAVLPPAYPDRAAWGTASKLRAWQAEALQQYMDKQPRDFLAVATPGAGKTTFALTVAAELLHRRVIDRITVVTPTEHLKIQWAEAADRAGIAIDPAFSGGKGRTNKDFQGVAVTYAGVAVNPLAFRVRTERFRTLVILDEVHHGGDALSWGDGIKEAFEPATRRLALTGTPFRSDDNPIPFVTYEHGHDGAARSQADYTYGYGHALRDHVVRPVIFMSYSGEMRWRTKAGDEVAARLGEPLTKDLTAQALRTALDATGEWMPAVLAAADKRLTEVRRHMPDAGGLVISGDQNTARAYAKVLRELTGEAPTVVLSDEKAASKKIAKFSGDESRWMVAVRMVSEGVDVPRLAVGVYATPTSTPLFFAQAVGRFVRARKRGETASVFVPSVTRLLGFAAEMEVERDHVLGRRNSTEDGDIFALEDDLIKQANQAEGASDELDAKFEALGSDASFDRVVFDGGDYGTGGDLASDEEMDFLGLPGLLEPDQVRELLNKRQAKSIAQQKRSQRGTGATADPTPPELATHEQVALLRRELNGLVAAWHHRTGQPHGVIHNDLRRKLGGPAAAHASSTQLKERIELIRDWATQRRA, from the coding sequence ATGCCGTCCGTGGATTCGCACGTGCCAGCACCACCAGCCGTGCTTCCTCCGGCCTACCCGGACCGGGCAGCCTGGGGTACCGCCAGCAAGCTGCGCGCCTGGCAGGCGGAAGCTCTGCAGCAGTACATGGACAAGCAACCGCGGGACTTCCTCGCGGTCGCGACGCCGGGCGCCGGCAAGACGACGTTCGCGCTGACCGTCGCCGCCGAGCTGCTGCACCGGCGGGTGATCGACCGGATCACCGTGGTGACGCCGACCGAGCACCTGAAGATCCAGTGGGCCGAGGCGGCCGACCGGGCCGGGATCGCGATCGACCCCGCGTTCTCCGGCGGCAAGGGGCGGACCAACAAGGACTTCCAGGGCGTCGCGGTGACGTACGCCGGGGTCGCGGTGAACCCGCTGGCCTTCCGCGTCCGGACCGAGCGGTTCCGCACGCTGGTGATCCTCGACGAGGTGCACCACGGCGGTGACGCGCTCAGCTGGGGTGACGGGATCAAGGAAGCGTTCGAGCCGGCCACGCGGCGGCTCGCGCTGACCGGGACGCCGTTCCGCAGCGACGACAACCCGATCCCGTTCGTCACCTACGAGCACGGGCACGACGGCGCGGCCCGGAGCCAGGCCGACTACACCTACGGGTACGGGCACGCCCTGCGCGACCACGTCGTCCGCCCGGTGATCTTCATGTCGTACTCCGGCGAGATGCGCTGGCGCACCAAGGCCGGCGACGAGGTCGCGGCGCGCCTGGGCGAGCCGCTGACCAAGGACCTGACCGCGCAGGCGCTGCGCACCGCGCTCGACGCGACCGGTGAGTGGATGCCCGCCGTCCTGGCCGCCGCGGACAAGCGGCTGACCGAGGTCCGGCGGCACATGCCGGACGCGGGCGGACTGGTGATCTCCGGTGACCAGAACACGGCGCGCGCGTACGCGAAGGTGCTGCGCGAGCTGACCGGCGAGGCGCCGACCGTCGTGCTGTCCGACGAGAAGGCGGCGAGCAAGAAGATCGCGAAGTTCTCCGGCGACGAGTCGCGCTGGATGGTCGCGGTCCGGATGGTCAGTGAGGGCGTCGACGTACCGCGGCTGGCGGTCGGGGTCTACGCGACGCCGACCTCGACGCCGCTGTTCTTCGCGCAGGCCGTCGGACGCTTCGTTCGCGCCCGCAAGCGCGGCGAGACCGCGTCGGTGTTCGTCCCGTCGGTGACCCGGCTGCTCGGCTTCGCCGCCGAGATGGAGGTCGAGCGCGACCACGTCCTCGGCCGCCGGAACAGCACCGAGGACGGCGACATCTTCGCCCTCGAGGACGACCTGATCAAGCAGGCCAACCAGGCCGAAGGCGCCAGCGACGAGCTGGACGCGAAGTTCGAGGCCCTCGGCTCCGACGCCAGCTTCGACCGCGTCGTCTTCGACGGCGGCGACTACGGCACCGGCGGCGACCTCGCCTCCGACGAGGAGATGGACTTCCTGGGCCTACCCGGCCTGCTGGAGCCCGACCAGGTCCGCGAGCTGCTCAACAAACGCCAGGCCAAGTCGATCGCCCAGCAAAAACGCTCCCAACGAGGAACCGGCGCGACCGCCGACCCAACTCCCCCCGAGCTGGCCACCCACGAACAGGTCGCCCTCCTCCGCCGCGAACTCAACGGCCTGGTCGCCGCCTGGCACCACCGCACCGGCCAGCCCCACGGCGTCATCCACAACGACCTCCGCCGCAAACTAGGCGGCCCCGCCGCAGCCCACGCCTCCTCCACCCAGCTGAAGGAACGCATAGAACTGATCCGCGACTGGGCCACCCAACGCCGAGCCTGA
- a CDS encoding IS481 family transposase: protein MSHANAALTPRARLRLARLVVDEGWSVSMAAKMFQVSWPTANRWSSRYAAAGPTAMSDRSSRPHHSPAKTPPASVRQIVRLRWRMRLGPVQIAGRLAMASSTVHAVLVRCRINRLRHIDRVTGEPIRRYEHPHPGAMLHVDVTKFGQIPDGGGHRYLGRAQGKKNGLTTAHRTGQRGHNHRALVGVAHIHTVIDDHSRVAYAEIHTDEKAATAIGVLHRAVAWFAARGITTERVLSDNGSAYRSRAWNDACTELGITPKKTRPYRPQTNGKIERFHRTLADGWAYNRFYTSNQERNSALAPWLHYYNHHRLHTAIGNQPPISRLTNLPGQYS from the coding sequence GTGTCCCACGCTAACGCTGCATTGACCCCTCGCGCGCGCCTGCGGCTGGCGCGTCTGGTTGTGGATGAGGGCTGGTCGGTTTCGATGGCCGCCAAGATGTTCCAGGTGTCGTGGCCGACCGCGAACCGCTGGTCCAGCCGCTATGCCGCCGCGGGTCCGACCGCGATGTCCGACCGGTCATCGCGACCGCATCACAGTCCGGCCAAGACACCACCGGCGTCTGTGCGACAGATCGTGCGGTTGCGGTGGCGTATGCGGCTCGGCCCTGTCCAGATCGCCGGCCGACTGGCCATGGCATCCTCGACCGTTCACGCCGTACTGGTGCGCTGCCGGATCAACCGGTTACGCCACATCGACCGCGTCACCGGCGAGCCGATCCGCCGCTACGAACACCCGCACCCGGGCGCGATGCTGCACGTCGATGTCACCAAGTTCGGTCAGATCCCCGACGGCGGCGGCCACCGCTACCTCGGCCGAGCCCAAGGCAAGAAGAACGGCCTCACAACAGCTCACCGCACCGGACAACGCGGACACAACCACCGTGCGCTGGTCGGAGTAGCTCACATCCACACCGTCATCGACGACCACTCCCGCGTCGCCTACGCCGAAATCCACACCGACGAAAAAGCCGCCACCGCGATCGGCGTACTGCACCGAGCCGTCGCCTGGTTCGCCGCCCGCGGCATCACTACCGAACGAGTCCTGTCCGACAACGGCTCGGCCTACCGATCCCGCGCCTGGAACGACGCCTGCACCGAACTCGGCATCACACCCAAGAAAACCCGGCCCTACCGACCCCAGACCAACGGCAAGATCGAACGCTTCCACCGCACCCTCGCCGACGGCTGGGCCTACAACCGCTTCTACACCAGCAACCAAGAACGCAACTCAGCCCTCGCACCCTGGCTCCACTACTACAATCACCACCGACTCCACACCGCCATCGGAAACCAACCACCCATCAGCCGGTTAACCAACCTGCCTGGGCAGTACAGCTAA
- a CDS encoding helix-turn-helix domain-containing protein translates to MDRAQLADFLRIRRERLRPEDAGLPAGLRRRTPGLRREEVASLATMSTDYYTRLEQARGPHPSRAVLTGLARALQLSTAERDHLFRLAGEQPGPPPGPPTDVRPGVLRMLARLDVPGLVLDAKYDVLAWNPLAAALITDFSAIPTRDRNLLRLRFLSGTTQSDLFGEEQTAEFAREAAADLRAATSRYPDDKSLRALVTDLRAGSEEFARIWTLHEVGTQQTMCQTLHHPLVGRIDVVCEVLLIPERDQRVILYTAEHGSPSDQALRLLEVIGTQSLTSQT, encoded by the coding sequence GTGGACAGGGCCCAGCTCGCAGACTTCCTCCGGATCCGACGCGAACGACTCCGTCCGGAAGACGCCGGTCTGCCCGCCGGGCTCCGCCGCCGTACGCCGGGCCTGCGCCGCGAGGAGGTCGCCTCGCTCGCGACCATGTCGACCGACTACTACACCCGCCTCGAACAGGCCCGCGGCCCGCACCCGTCGCGAGCGGTCCTCACCGGTCTCGCCCGAGCACTCCAACTCTCCACCGCCGAGCGCGACCACCTCTTCCGCCTCGCCGGCGAACAACCCGGGCCACCACCAGGCCCACCCACCGACGTCCGCCCCGGCGTACTCCGCATGCTCGCCCGCCTCGACGTCCCCGGTCTGGTCCTCGACGCCAAGTACGACGTCCTGGCGTGGAACCCACTCGCCGCCGCCCTCATCACCGACTTCTCCGCAATCCCCACCCGCGACCGCAACCTGCTGCGCCTGCGCTTCCTCAGCGGTACCACGCAGAGCGACCTCTTCGGCGAGGAACAGACCGCCGAGTTCGCCCGCGAAGCCGCCGCAGACCTCCGCGCCGCGACCAGCAGATACCCGGACGACAAGTCACTCCGGGCCCTCGTCACCGACCTCCGCGCCGGCAGCGAGGAGTTCGCCCGAATCTGGACGCTACACGAGGTCGGCACCCAACAGACGATGTGCCAAACCCTCCACCACCCACTGGTCGGCCGCATAGACGTCGTCTGCGAGGTCCTGCTGATCCCAGAACGCGACCAGCGAGTCATCCTCTACACCGCCGAACACGGCTCCCCCTCGGACCAGGCCCTCAGACTGCTCGAAGTCATCGGCACCCAGTCCCTAACCAGCCAGACCTAA
- a CDS encoding SDR family NAD(P)-dependent oxidoreductase, which yields MTQQKIVLVTGATKGIGREIARQFGELGWIVLVGGRDLARAETVVKELAADGGEAAAVRVEVTDETSARQAAEWIEQQYGRLDVLVNNAAIIPEGDGPVSAVSIESLRAGFETNVLGLVATAQAMLPLLRRAEAARVVNLSTELSSMTRVGDPESRMSTVFTTGYNTSKAAVNMVTVMLANELRSEGILVNAADPGNCATDMGGWDAPRTPAQGAAVAVRLATLPADAPTGQLHAEEGRLPW from the coding sequence ATGACTCAGCAGAAGATCGTGCTTGTGACCGGGGCGACGAAGGGGATCGGGCGGGAGATCGCTCGGCAGTTCGGGGAGCTTGGGTGGATCGTGCTCGTCGGTGGGCGGGATCTCGCCCGGGCCGAGACGGTGGTGAAGGAGCTTGCGGCGGACGGCGGCGAGGCGGCGGCGGTGCGGGTGGAGGTGACTGACGAGACCTCGGCCAGGCAGGCCGCGGAGTGGATCGAGCAGCAGTACGGGCGGCTCGACGTACTGGTGAACAACGCGGCGATCATCCCCGAGGGGGACGGGCCGGTGAGTGCGGTGTCGATCGAGTCGTTGCGGGCGGGCTTTGAGACGAATGTGCTTGGGCTGGTCGCGACGGCCCAGGCGATGCTGCCGCTGCTTCGGCGGGCCGAGGCCGCGCGGGTCGTGAACCTGTCGACCGAGCTGTCGTCGATGACCCGCGTGGGTGATCCCGAGTCGCGGATGTCGACGGTGTTCACCACCGGGTACAACACGTCCAAGGCGGCGGTGAACATGGTGACCGTCATGCTCGCCAACGAGCTGCGGTCCGAGGGCATCCTGGTCAACGCCGCCGACCCCGGCAACTGTGCCACGGACATGGGCGGCTGGGACGCGCCCAGGACGCCGGCCCAAGGCGCGGCGGTCGCCGTACGCCTGGCGACGCTGCCCGCCGATGCCCCCACCGGCCAGCTCCATGCAGAAGAGGGCCGCCTGCCCTGGTGA